In Pseudomonas sp. ADAK2, the genomic window CCAAGTACATCGCCCATAAAGGCTCGATCACCGTCGATGGCACCAGCCTGACCGTGAACGCAGTCGATGGCGCCGAGTTCTTGCTGACGATCATTCCCCACACCCTGAGCGAAACCATCATGGCGTCTTACCAGCCAGGTCGCCGGGTGAATCTGGAAGTGGACTTGCTGGCACGTTATCTGGAGCGCCTGTTGTTGGGCGATAAGGCCGCAGAGCCAACTTCTGGAAACATCACCGAAAGCTTTCTGGCCGCCAACGGCTACCTCAAATCCTGACTCAAGGGGGTGCCTTGTGGCGCTCAATAGCATCGAAGAACTGGTTGAAGACATCCGCCAAGGCAAGATGGTCATCCTCATGGATGACGAAGACCGCGAGAACGAAGGCGACCTGATCATGGCCGCCGAGTGCTGCCAGCCGGAACACATCAACTTCATGGCCAAGCACGCCCGTGGCCTGATCTGCATGCCGATGAGCCGCGAGCGCTGCGAACTGTTGAAGCTGCCGCTGATGGCGCCGCGCAACGGTTCCGGTTTCGGCACCAAGTTCACCGTGTCGATCGAAGCCACCACCGGCGTGACCACCGGCATCTCCGCCGCCGACCGCGCCCGCACTGTGCAGGCTGCCGCCGCCAAGGATGCCAAGGCTGAAGACATCGTCAGCCCCGGCCACATCTTCCCGCTGATGGCCCAACCAGGCGGCACCCTCGCTCGCGCCGGCCACACCGAAGCCGCTTGCGACCTGGCGCGCATGGCCGGTTTCGAGCCGAGCGGGGTGATCTGCGAAGTGATGAACGACGACGGCACCATGTCCCGCCGCGCCGAACTGGAAACCTTCGCCGCCGAACACAACATCAAGATCGGCACCATCGCCGACCTGATTCACTACCGGATGATCCACGAACGTACCGTTCAGCGGATTGCCGAGCAGCCGCTGGACAGCGAACTGGGCCAATTCAACCTGGTGACCTATCGTGATTCCGTGGAAGGCGACGTGCACATGGCCCTGACCCTGGGCACCGTGTGCGCCGAAGAGCCGACCCTGGTTCGGGTGCACAACATGGACCCATTGCGCGATCTGTTGATGGTCAAGCAACCGGGCCGCTGGAGCCTGCGCGCCGCCATGGCCGCGGTCGCCGAGGCCGGCAGCGGCGTGGTGCTGTTGCTCGGTCACCCGCTCGATGGCGATGTATTGCTGGCGCACATCCGCGAAACAGCGGAGCACGTCCCGGCGAAAAAACCGACCACCTACAGCATCGTCGGTGCCGGTTCGCAGATCCTGCGCGACCTGGGCGTTCGCAAAATGCGCCTGATGAGCGCGCCAATGAAATTTAATGCGATATCCGGTTTCGATCTGGAAGTTGTAGAATACGTGCCCTCCGAATAATGACCGGTTGTTTCCGGGCCTTGATTCGCGGTTAACACATCACTGAGGGACGCGTAGAAAACGCGTCCCGGCTCTTTAAGAGATCTAACGAATGACCCTGAAGACCATCGAAGGTACCTTCATCGCCCCTAAAGGCCGCTACGCTTTGGTAGTAGGCCGTTTCAACAGCTTCGTCGTTGAAAGCCTGGTCAGCGGTGCAGTTGATGCCCTGGTTCGCCATGGCGTGAGCGAAAGCGACATCACCATCATCCGTGCGCCTGGCGCCTTCGAAATCCCGCTGGTTGCGCAGAAAGTAGCCCAGAAGGGCGAATACGCGGCAATCATCGCCCTGGGCGCGGTCATTCGTGGCGGTACTCCGCACTTCGAATACGTGGCGGGCGAATGCACCAAGGGCCTGGCCCAAGTGTCCATGGAGTTCGGCGTACCGGTCGCTTTCGGCGTCCTGACCGTTGATTCCATCGAGCAAGCCATCGAACGTTCCGGCACCAAGGCCGGTAACAAAGGTGCCGAAGCTGCCCTGTCCGCCCTGGAAATGGTCAGCCTGCTGGCACAGTTGGAGGCCAAGTGATTAGCGACGACAGCGATCAGTTCAACCCGCGCGATCCAAAGCCTGCGGATGCCGGCAAGCCATCGAAAAGCGTCAAGCGTCGCGAAGCCCGTCAGCTCGCGACTCAAGCGCTGTACCAATGGCACATGGCCAAGCAGTCGCTGAACGAGATCGAAGCGCAGTTCCGGGTCGATAACGATTTCAGCGATGTAGATGCCGCCTACTTCCACGACATCCTGCACGGCGTTCCGGCCCACAAGCCTGAGATCGACGCTGCACTGTCGCCCTGCCTGGACATCACCATCGAAGAGCTGGACCCGGTTGAACTGGCGGTTTTGCGCCTGTCCACCTGGGAACTGCTCAAGCGCGTCGACGTGCCGTACCGCGTTGTGATCAACGAAGGTATCGAGCTGGCGAAAGTCTTCGGTTCCACCGATGGCCACAAGTTCGTCAACGGTGTACTCGACAAGCTGGCCCCACGTCTGCGTGAAGCTGAAGTGAAGGCGTTCAAGCGCTAATAAGCGCTTGTAGTTGCCATGGGCGAGTTTGAGCTGATCCGCCATTTCTTCGCCGCCGCGCCTTGTGCGCAGGGCGGCGAGGGCGTTGCACTGGGGATCGGCGATGATTGCGCCCTGCTGGCTGTTCCCGCTGGGGAGCAGTTGGCGATTTCTACCGACACCCTCGTTGCCGGTGTGCATTTCGCAGATCCTTGCGACCCGTTTTTGCTCGGTCAGCGCTCGCTGGCTGTAGCGGTCAGTGACCTGGCCGCCATGGGCGCCACTCCCGTAGCCTTTACCCTTGCCCTGACCTTGCCGACGGTGACCGCCGATTGGCTGGATGCCTACGCCCGTGGTTTGAATGTCATGGCTCAGGGCTGTGGCGTGGCGCTGGTCGGTGGTGACACCACCCGTGGGCCGTTGAGTCTGACCATGACCGTGTTTGGGCGCGTGCCGGCCGGTCAGGCGTTGACCCGCAGCGGCGCGCAGCCGGGCGACTGGCTGTGTGTCGGTGGCGAGTTGGGCAATGCTGCCGGGGCCTTGCCGCTGGTGCTTGGCCAACGGACTGCCGATGAAGCCATCGCCGATCCGCTGCTGCGCCATTACTGGTCGCCGCAACCGCAACTGGCGTTGGGGCAAGCGCTACGCGGCAGAGCCTCGTCGGCGCTGGATATCTCCGACGGCCTGCTCGCCGACTGCGGGCACATTGCGCTCGCGTCGAAGGTCGGCATCCAGATCGAGCGGAGCAAGTTGCCGGTGTCGCAAGCGTTGGTGGCTTTCCTCGGCCAGTCAGGCGCCGAGGACGCCGCCCTGAGCGGAGGCGACGACTACGTGCTGGCCTTCACCGTGCCGCCCGTCGAATTGCCCCGGTTGCTGGCGGACGGCTGGCCGATCCATGTGGTCGGCCGGGTCGTGACCGGGCAGGGCGTTGCGCTACTGGACGCCGATGGACGTGACATCACCCCGCAAACACGGGGTTATCAACATTTTCCGGAGACCCCGTGACCGATCACCCCAATCAGACGCCGGCGGAATTCGTACCGCCTTCGGTCTGGCGCAACCCTTGGCATTTCCTGGCGTTCGGCTTCGGCTCGGGCACCTTGCCCAAGGCTCCGGGCACCTGGGGTTCGTTAGTTGCGCTACCCTTTATTCCGTTGTGGCAGATGTTGCCCGACTGGGGCTACTGGCTGATGCTCGGCATCACCATGCTGTTTGGCTTCTGGCTGTGCGGCAAAGTGGCCGACGACTTACGGGTACACGATCACGAAGGCATCGTCTGGGATGAGATGGTCGGGATGTGGATCACCCTGTGGCTGGTGCCGGAAGGTTGGTACTGGTTGTTGGCGGGGTTCCTGATGTTCCGCTTCTTCGACATTCTCAAGCCATGGCCGATTCACTGGGTGGACCGGCATGTGCACGGTGGTGTCGGGATCATGCTCGACGACGTATTGGCCGGGGTCTTTGCATGGCTGGGGATGCAGGGCCTGGTGTGGTTTTTCGCCTGAGTGGTGAAGCAGGGATTAGGTATGGCTAGACGCTGGTTGATGGTGGTTTTCGCGATGTTCTGCTCGCTCGCCCAGGCGGGGGATGCGACGCCGGCGCCGTCCGTGATTCATCTGGCCAGCGAAGACTGGGAAAACTACACCGCCGCTGACGGTCACGGCCTGGGCTGGGACGTGTTGCGCACCGTCTTTGAACCGGCCGGGGTCAAGCTCGATATCCGCAGCGAACCCTACACCCGCGCCGTCGGCCTGGCCCAGCGCGGGGAGGTGGACGCCTGCGTCGGCGCCTATCGCAATGAAACCAGCGACGTGCTTTATCCGCACTGGAACTTCGACACCGATCACATCTACGCCCTGGGCCTGGCGAGCAATCCGGCGCCGACCCTCGATAATCTCGGTAGTTATCGGCTGGCCTGGGTGCGCGGCTACAAGTACCAGGATTACCTGCCCAACGTGCAGCGCTACAACGAAGTGGTGCGGCGCACCGGCATCCTGTCGATGCTGACCCACAACCGCGCCGACTATTACATCGATGCCCTGACCGAGATCGACTATGTGCTCGCCCGGGCCAGGGATCCGTCGCAGTTCCGCCGAACCCACATTGCCGAGCTGCCGCTGTACCTGTGTTTTGCCGACAACCCCAAGGCCCGCGCGCTGATGGCGTTGTTCGACCAGCGCATGGAACTGCTGGTGAAAAGCGGCGAGTTGAAACCGATCTTTGCCAAGTGGAAACAGCCTTATCCATTTGATGCAAATTGAACGGTCGCAGCTAGCGTTTGTAGGCGCTGCCGAGCCCGCGAAGTGCGCTCGGCTTGTAGCAGCTGCCGAGGCACGAGGCTGCGTTCGGCTGCGAAGCAGTCGTAAAACCTGAGCGCGCGGTATGGCTGAAACACCGCATCGCCTGATTTCACGACTGCTGCGCAGCCGAACGCAGCCTCGTACCTCGGCAGCTGCTACAGCGGACGCAGCCTCGTACCTCGGCAGCTGCTACAAGTGGACACAGACTGGGTATTGGCATCTCAGATCAAACTTTTTGATCGTTATGCCCCATAATTCAGCCTAAGCGTCGGTCGGAACCTGCTGTTACAATGCCGCCTCTGCGAATCTCCAGTACTTATTGATCAGGAGCACACCGGTGCCTGTCGTTTTTGTCGCCGCTTCGAAGCTGCCAACACCTTTTGCGCAATTCACCATGCACGGCTTTCTCGATGAAGAGAACGGGCGCGAGCACGTGGTGCTGAGCCTGGGCGACTTCGCCGACGGTGCCCCGGTACTTGGCCGGTTGCACTCCGAATGCCTGACCGGCGACGCCTTGTTCAGTCAGCGTTGCGACTGCGGCTCGCAACTTGAGGCAGCGTTGCAGGCCATCGCCCGCGAAGGCCGTGGCGTGTTGCTGTACTTGCGTCAGGAAGGCCGGGGCATTGGCCTGTTGAACAAGATCCGCGCCTACGAGTTGCAGGACGGCGGTGCCGACACCGTTGAAGCCAACGAGCGTCTGGGCTTTGCTGCCGACCAGCGTGACTACGCCATGTGCCTGCCGATGTTGCAGCACCTGGGGGTGAAATCCCTGCGCCTGATGACCAACAACCCGCGCAAGGTCAAAGCTTTGACCGACATGGGCATCGTGGTCGCCGAGCGCGTGCCGCTGCACACCGGGCACAACCCGCACAACAAACTGTACCTGGCGACCAAGGCCAGCAAGCTCGACCACATGATGGGCAACGAGCATCAGGGCGAGGCTGATCGGGCGTGACTCGCGGTCAGGTGCGGCGGCGACTGTCCTTTAACTGGTGGCAATACCTGGCGCTGGCGTTGGTGCCACTGTTCGTGATCAATGGCGTGTTCGGCCAGAGCGAAGCGATCCTGCCGGTGCTGGCGATGCCGTTGTTTATCGCCGGTGTGGCCTCGATGTTTGTCAGCCTGAAGTTTTTCGGCGGCTACAAACATGCGTTGATCGCCACCCAGAAAGCCCTCGATACCCCTGAAGAACCGGCGGCCTGGATTGCCCTGGCAGCCAAGCGTCGTATCGCCTTTTTAGCCGCGAGCCTGCCGGCGTGGATCGGCGCGTTGGCCGTGTTCGTCGGCCTCGAAGCGGTGCCGTTGGTATTGCTGGCGCTGTCGACGGCGGTGCTGTTCTACCTCTACCGTATCCCGCGTCAACTCGGCTGATGCTGCGCGTCTGGCTGGCGGTTTTGCTGCTGGCCGTCAGCGGCTCGGCTTATTCCGTTGAGCGTGTTGTCAGCCTCGCGCCTTCTCTCTCTGAAATCGTTGTTGAACTGGGCTCCGCCGATTTGTTGGTCGGGGTGCTGGATGCCGGTGAGCGTCCGGCCGAACTCAAAGATCTGCCTTCCGTTGGCCGCTACGGCCAGTTGGACATGGAGCAACTGCTGAGCCTCAAACCCGATTTGTTATTGCTCTGGCCCGGCAGCGTCGGCCCGGCCCAGCGTGAACAGCTCAAGCGCTTGAACATTCCCACCTACGTCGCTGAACCCCACAGCCTCGGCCAGCTCACGGCGCAGATTGAAGCGATCGCCACGCAACTCGGCCGGCCGCAGCGGGGTGTGACCCTGGCTGCTGATCTGCGGCTGAAACTGGATAACCTGCGTCAGCGCTATCGCCGGGATAAGCCGCTAACGGTGTTCTATCAAGTCTGGGATCGGCCGCTGTACACCGTGGGCGGCGGACAGATCATCAGCGATGCGCTGGAAGTATGCGGCGCACGCAATGTATTTGCCGACCTGACCTTGCCGGCGCCGCAGGTCAGCGTCGAGGCGGTGTTGCAGCGCAATCCCGAGGTGATTCTGGCCAGTGACCAGGCGCAGCTGGATGCCTGGAAGGCGTGGCCGCAGGTAGCGGCGGTGGTGCAGGGGCAATTGTTGTTGGTGACGGATAAGGGCTTGGAGCGGCCGAGTGGGCAGATGATCGAGGCGACAGCCAAGTTGTGCCAAGTGATCGCGCCGGACCGCTGAGACCGAGGTGTGGCCTTCGCGGGCAAGCCTTGCTCCTACAGATTGTTCCCACGCGGAGCGTGGGAACAATCGGTCTCGGTCTTATAATTCAGGCGTCCAGGTCACCCCAAACATCCACGCCCGACCTTCCTCGCGATACCCATACTGGCTGCCGTCATAGCTGTACAACGCCCGGCTGTAACCCTTGTCGAGCAAGTTATCGACCTTCAGATCCAGCTTCACTTCCCGATTCAACGCCCAACTGCTGCGTAACCCGAGCAACGCATAGCCACCCAGTGGCTGCTGATTGTTCTCATCGTCATAGCTGCCGCTGACCGCCTGCCAACTGGCGCCGAGTCCCAACCGATCAAACTGGCGATCCAGATCCAGGCTCAACGTCCGCCGCGCACGGCGGGCCAACGTGTGGCCGCTGTCGCGATCCCGCGGGTCGATGATCGCCACGCCGAGGTTGCTCTGCCAGCCGAACAGTTCGTGTTTCAACGCCGCTTCGAAGCCGTTGATCCGTGCCGACGCGACGTTTTGCGGGAGATTGCTGCTGACGATGATCGCGTCTGTTAGATCTGTGCGGTACAGCGACGCTTCCAGGCGGCTGGTGTCGGTCAACTGGCTGCGCCATTGCAGCTCATAGCTTGTCGAGGTTTCAGGCTTGAGGTCCGGGTTGCTGAACTCCGGGTAATACAGGTCGTTGAAGGTCGGGGCGCGGAAGCCTTCGCTGTAGGTCAGCAGCACATCGTTGTCCGGGTTCAACGGCAGGGTGAAGGTGCCGCTCCAACTGTTTTGCCCGCCGAACTGCTGATTCTGGTCGCGACGCAAGCCCAACTCTGTGGAGAAACTGTCCGCCTGATAACGATGCTGGATAAACGCAGCGCGGTTCCAGCGACTGTCCTCATCGAACGGCGTGCTGCTGTTGATCCGGTCTTCGTACCAGTCGCCGCCGACGATCAAACTGTTGCGCTCGTTGAGCGTCAGGTCGTTTTGCCAGTTCACTGAATTGCGGTAGGTGTTGAAAACGCTGTGTTCATCACTAAGTTTGTCGAGGTTTTTGTCGCGGTTCTCGCTATGGCCGAACTCTATGCGGGTTTTCCACAGGTCGTTGATGCGCGCATCGATGTAACCGCTAGCGCCGCCTACTGTGAAATCGCTGTAAGGCTGCTGTTGGTAGAAGGGGCTGTCGAGTTCACTTTTGCCGCGGTTATCCAGCACATTCGCGCCAATTTCGATGTCGTCGGTGAGGGCATGACTCAGGCTAAAACTCACCGATTTATTGCGGTATTCGTCGTGATCGCCATCGCTGGGATACGACTCATGAGTGCGGTCGATCCCGGCGGTTTCATCCAGGCTGGCGCCGAGATTGAAGCGGGTTTTCTCATCGCCGCCGGACAGGCCGAGGCTACGCTCCCACGTCTGGTTGCTGCCAAAGCCCACATGCAGCCGCGGTTGCAGGCCTTGTTCGCCGCCACGACGGGTGAAAATCTGAATCACCCCGCCAATCGCATCGCTGCCATAAATCACCGAACGGGAGCCGCGCAACACTTCCACGCGCTCGACCTGTTCGATGTTGATGTGTTGCAGGTTGCTGTCGCCGGACGTGGTGCTGCCAATGCGCTGGCCGTCCACCAGCACCAGGCTTTGCGCCGATTTAGTGCCGCGAATGTAGATCCCCGGCAAACTGCCGCGCCCACCGGTTTGCCCGACTTGCACGCCCGGCACCCGACGCAACAGATCGGTGACGCTGCTTGGTTGCAGGCGATCGATGTCTTCGCGGGTGAACACGGTGTTGGCCGCGCTGCTGTCGTTGCGCGCCTCGACCTGGCGGTTGGCGCTGATCAGCACGTCGGGGAGCTTCAGGGCTTGATCGCGTTCGAAGGTGTCGGCCAGGAGTTGGCCGGCCGGCAGGAGTGTCAGCGTCAGGGCGAGAGGAGAGAGTTTCATAGATATCCGTAGCAAACACGGTACTTGTAGGAGCGAGGCTTGCCCGCGAAGAGGCCATAACATTCAACATCTACGTTGCCTGTTAAAACGCCTTCGCGGGCAAACCTCGCTCCTACAGGGGCGGGGAATTACTTGGCGAGCAGTTGTAAACGCTCACGCACCGACGCTTCAATCCCGGCTTCATCCAGCCCGCATTCGGCCAGCATCTGCGCAGGCTTGGCGTGTTCGACATAGCTGTCCGGCAAGCCCAGGTGCAGCATCGACTTGAGGATGTTTTCCCGCGCCAGGAACTCGCTGACCGCGCCACCGGCGCCGCCCATGATCGCGTTCTCTTCGATGGTCACCAGCAACTCGTGGCTGGCGGCAATTTCACGAACCAGCGTTTCATCGAGCGGTTTGACGAAGCGCATATCAACCACGGTCGCATCCAGCGTATCGGCGACTTTCAGCGCTTCGGCCAGTTGCACGCCAAACACCAGCAGGGCGACTTTATTGCCCTGGCGACGAACCACACCCTTGCCGATTTCAATCGGTTGCAGGTCTTTCTCGATGGTCGCGTTCGGGCCATTGCCGCGTGGGTAACGCACCGCCGCCGGGCCGTTGTACAGGTGGCCGGTGGTGAGCATTTTGCGCAATTCGTTTTCGTCGCTCGGGGTCATCACCAGCATGCCGGGGATGCAGCGCAGGAACGACAGATCGAAGCTGCCCGCATGGGTCGGGCCGTCTTCGCCCACCAGACCGGCGCGGTCAATGGCGAACAACACGTCGAGGTTCTGCACCGCGACGTCATGGATCAGTTGGTCGTAGCCGCGTTGCAGGAAGGTCGAATAAATCGCCACTACCGGTTTCGCGCCTTCGCAGGCCATACCGGCAGCGAAGGTGACCGCGTGCTGCTCGGCAATCGCTACGTCGAAATAGCGCAGCGGGAAACGCTCGCTGAACGCTACCAGATCGGAGCCTTCCTTCATCGCCGGGGTGATCCCGACCAGGCGCGGATCGGCCGCAGCCATGTCGCACAGCCATTCGCCGAACACACCGGAATACTTCGGCCCGCCGGATTTCTTCGGCGCAGCGGCCGGCGCATCCAGGGGGTCGAGCTTGGTGATCGCGTGATAACCGATCGGGTCGACTTCCGCCGGGGCGAAGCCTTTGCCTTTCTTGGTGACCACGTGCAGAAATTGCGGGCCTTTCAGATCGCGCATGTTGCGCAGGGTGGCGATCAGGGTGGGCAGGTCGTGGCCGTCGATCGGGCCGATGTAGTTCCAGCCCAGCTCTTCGAACAGCGTGCCGGGGACCAGCATGCCTTTGGCGTATTCTTCGGTACGCCGGGCGATTTCCCAGGCACCGGGCAGGCGCGACAGGACCTTTTTGCTGCCTTCGCGCATGCTTGCATACGTGCGGCTGGAGAGAATTTTTGCCAGGTAATTCGACAAACCGCCGACATTGCGCGAGATCGACATGTCGTTGTCGTTGAGGATCACCAGCATGTTGGCGTTCACTTCCGGCGCATGGTTCAGCGCCTCGAAGGCCATGCCGGCGGTCAACGCGCCGTCGCCGATCACGGCAATCGCCTTGCGATCACTGTTTTGCAGGCGGGCGGCAATGGCCATGCCCAGCGCGGCGCTGATCGAGGTGCTGGAGTGGCCGACGCCAAAGGTGTCGTACTCGCTCTCGGAACGACGCGGGAAGGCGGCGACGCCGTCCTTCTGGCGCAGGGTGCCCATGCGCTCGCGACGGCCGGTGAGGATTTTGTGCGGATAAGCCTGATGACCCACGTCCCACACCAGCCGGTCATCCGGGGTGTCGAACACGTAATGCAACGCGATGGTCAGCTCGATGACGCCCAGGCCGGCACCGAAATGCCCACCGGTCTGACCGACCGTGTAGAGCAATTCCAGGCGCAATTCATCGGCCAGGGTTTCCAGCTCGGCTTCGCCTAACCGGCGCAGGCCGTCCGGCGTATTAGCACGGTCGAGCAGGGGCGTGGTCGGGCGTTTGCGGGGAATCTCATGAAACGTCGTGGGCATCAGGCGAATCGTTATAGGTATAGAAGAGGCGGCAGTTTACCTGATGCATCGGTCCCTGCCCACGCGTTGCTCTTTTTTGGCGGATACGCTGTCAGCTGCGGCGTTCGACGATATAGCGGGCCAGATCGCGTAAAGGCTCGGCTGCCGCGTCAAACGGTCGCAGCGCATGCAGGGCCTGATCGCGCAGTTCCAGGGCGTAGACCTTGGCTGCATCGAGGCCGAGCAGGGCCGGGTAGGTCGGCTTGTCTCGAGCGATGTCGGCGCCCTGGCGTTTACCGAGGGTTTCGGTGTCACT contains:
- the ribBA gene encoding bifunctional 3,4-dihydroxy-2-butanone-4-phosphate synthase/GTP cyclohydrolase II, translated to MALNSIEELVEDIRQGKMVILMDDEDRENEGDLIMAAECCQPEHINFMAKHARGLICMPMSRERCELLKLPLMAPRNGSGFGTKFTVSIEATTGVTTGISAADRARTVQAAAAKDAKAEDIVSPGHIFPLMAQPGGTLARAGHTEAACDLARMAGFEPSGVICEVMNDDGTMSRRAELETFAAEHNIKIGTIADLIHYRMIHERTVQRIAEQPLDSELGQFNLVTYRDSVEGDVHMALTLGTVCAEEPTLVRVHNMDPLRDLLMVKQPGRWSLRAAMAAVAEAGSGVVLLLGHPLDGDVLLAHIRETAEHVPAKKPTTYSIVGAGSQILRDLGVRKMRLMSAPMKFNAISGFDLEVVEYVPSE
- the ribH gene encoding 6,7-dimethyl-8-ribityllumazine synthase, whose product is MTLKTIEGTFIAPKGRYALVVGRFNSFVVESLVSGAVDALVRHGVSESDITIIRAPGAFEIPLVAQKVAQKGEYAAIIALGAVIRGGTPHFEYVAGECTKGLAQVSMEFGVPVAFGVLTVDSIEQAIERSGTKAGNKGAEAALSALEMVSLLAQLEAK
- the nusB gene encoding transcription antitermination factor NusB, with translation MISDDSDQFNPRDPKPADAGKPSKSVKRREARQLATQALYQWHMAKQSLNEIEAQFRVDNDFSDVDAAYFHDILHGVPAHKPEIDAALSPCLDITIEELDPVELAVLRLSTWELLKRVDVPYRVVINEGIELAKVFGSTDGHKFVNGVLDKLAPRLREAEVKAFKR
- the thiL gene encoding thiamine-phosphate kinase, translating into MGEFELIRHFFAAAPCAQGGEGVALGIGDDCALLAVPAGEQLAISTDTLVAGVHFADPCDPFLLGQRSLAVAVSDLAAMGATPVAFTLALTLPTVTADWLDAYARGLNVMAQGCGVALVGGDTTRGPLSLTMTVFGRVPAGQALTRSGAQPGDWLCVGGELGNAAGALPLVLGQRTADEAIADPLLRHYWSPQPQLALGQALRGRASSALDISDGLLADCGHIALASKVGIQIERSKLPVSQALVAFLGQSGAEDAALSGGDDYVLAFTVPPVELPRLLADGWPIHVVGRVVTGQGVALLDADGRDITPQTRGYQHFPETP
- a CDS encoding phosphatidylglycerophosphatase A family protein codes for the protein MTDHPNQTPAEFVPPSVWRNPWHFLAFGFGSGTLPKAPGTWGSLVALPFIPLWQMLPDWGYWLMLGITMLFGFWLCGKVADDLRVHDHEGIVWDEMVGMWITLWLVPEGWYWLLAGFLMFRFFDILKPWPIHWVDRHVHGGVGIMLDDVLAGVFAWLGMQGLVWFFA
- a CDS encoding transporter substrate-binding domain-containing protein; protein product: MARRWLMVVFAMFCSLAQAGDATPAPSVIHLASEDWENYTAADGHGLGWDVLRTVFEPAGVKLDIRSEPYTRAVGLAQRGEVDACVGAYRNETSDVLYPHWNFDTDHIYALGLASNPAPTLDNLGSYRLAWVRGYKYQDYLPNVQRYNEVVRRTGILSMLTHNRADYYIDALTEIDYVLARARDPSQFRRTHIAELPLYLCFADNPKARALMALFDQRMELLVKSGELKPIFAKWKQPYPFDAN
- the ribA gene encoding GTP cyclohydrolase II yields the protein MPVVFVAASKLPTPFAQFTMHGFLDEENGREHVVLSLGDFADGAPVLGRLHSECLTGDALFSQRCDCGSQLEAALQAIAREGRGVLLYLRQEGRGIGLLNKIRAYELQDGGADTVEANERLGFAADQRDYAMCLPMLQHLGVKSLRLMTNNPRKVKALTDMGIVVAERVPLHTGHNPHNKLYLATKASKLDHMMGNEHQGEADRA
- a CDS encoding MFS transporter; amino-acid sequence: MTRGQVRRRLSFNWWQYLALALVPLFVINGVFGQSEAILPVLAMPLFIAGVASMFVSLKFFGGYKHALIATQKALDTPEEPAAWIALAAKRRIAFLAASLPAWIGALAVFVGLEAVPLVLLALSTAVLFYLYRIPRQLG
- a CDS encoding cobalamin-binding protein, which gives rise to MLRVWLAVLLLAVSGSAYSVERVVSLAPSLSEIVVELGSADLLVGVLDAGERPAELKDLPSVGRYGQLDMEQLLSLKPDLLLLWPGSVGPAQREQLKRLNIPTYVAEPHSLGQLTAQIEAIATQLGRPQRGVTLAADLRLKLDNLRQRYRRDKPLTVFYQVWDRPLYTVGGGQIISDALEVCGARNVFADLTLPAPQVSVEAVLQRNPEVILASDQAQLDAWKAWPQVAAVVQGQLLLVTDKGLERPSGQMIEATAKLCQVIAPDR
- a CDS encoding TonB-dependent receptor domain-containing protein — protein: MKLSPLALTLTLLPAGQLLADTFERDQALKLPDVLISANRQVEARNDSSAANTVFTREDIDRLQPSSVTDLLRRVPGVQVGQTGGRGSLPGIYIRGTKSAQSLVLVDGQRIGSTTSGDSNLQHINIEQVERVEVLRGSRSVIYGSDAIGGVIQIFTRRGGEQGLQPRLHVGFGSNQTWERSLGLSGGDEKTRFNLGASLDETAGIDRTHESYPSDGDHDEYRNKSVSFSLSHALTDDIEIGANVLDNRGKSELDSPFYQQQPYSDFTVGGASGYIDARINDLWKTRIEFGHSENRDKNLDKLSDEHSVFNTYRNSVNWQNDLTLNERNSLIVGGDWYEDRINSSTPFDEDSRWNRAAFIQHRYQADSFSTELGLRRDQNQQFGGQNSWSGTFTLPLNPDNDVLLTYSEGFRAPTFNDLYYPEFSNPDLKPETSTSYELQWRSQLTDTSRLEASLYRTDLTDAIIVSSNLPQNVASARINGFEAALKHELFGWQSNLGVAIIDPRDRDSGHTLARRARRTLSLDLDRQFDRLGLGASWQAVSGSYDDENNQQPLGGYALLGLRSSWALNREVKLDLKVDNLLDKGYSRALYSYDGSQYGYREEGRAWMFGVTWTPEL
- the dxs gene encoding 1-deoxy-D-xylulose-5-phosphate synthase, coding for MPTTFHEIPRKRPTTPLLDRANTPDGLRRLGEAELETLADELRLELLYTVGQTGGHFGAGLGVIELTIALHYVFDTPDDRLVWDVGHQAYPHKILTGRRERMGTLRQKDGVAAFPRRSESEYDTFGVGHSSTSISAALGMAIAARLQNSDRKAIAVIGDGALTAGMAFEALNHAPEVNANMLVILNDNDMSISRNVGGLSNYLAKILSSRTYASMREGSKKVLSRLPGAWEIARRTEEYAKGMLVPGTLFEELGWNYIGPIDGHDLPTLIATLRNMRDLKGPQFLHVVTKKGKGFAPAEVDPIGYHAITKLDPLDAPAAAPKKSGGPKYSGVFGEWLCDMAAADPRLVGITPAMKEGSDLVAFSERFPLRYFDVAIAEQHAVTFAAGMACEGAKPVVAIYSTFLQRGYDQLIHDVAVQNLDVLFAIDRAGLVGEDGPTHAGSFDLSFLRCIPGMLVMTPSDENELRKMLTTGHLYNGPAAVRYPRGNGPNATIEKDLQPIEIGKGVVRRQGNKVALLVFGVQLAEALKVADTLDATVVDMRFVKPLDETLVREIAASHELLVTIEENAIMGGAGGAVSEFLARENILKSMLHLGLPDSYVEHAKPAQMLAECGLDEAGIEASVRERLQLLAK